A stretch of Henckelia pumila isolate YLH828 chromosome 4, ASM3356847v2, whole genome shotgun sequence DNA encodes these proteins:
- the LOC140863381 gene encoding uncharacterized protein isoform X2, with product MGNETDQLLPQGTQSLQNISPVPTSNDVTSVSAADSRSNLFPLRQSNVPNQTFPHQYIPVSNGSQAEFESNSDIETAAQHVVLHEQEISTQKIIQSHRESIVATGPSEYRKDFLSEYHDPNALKEHLLKMATHHRTEMALKRGKPTFMEDGNSEIGNGYGVPGGGAYYGASIPNVVNHERDAQKTSQNKAGLDCESGQKSMAKDLPEYLKQKLRARGILKDDHNAVNPGMSGHIEGRDPESSAVFYYNQNSRTSQWERPLNAASIYVLATPPLPENWVEAFDETTGQKYYYNQKTNLSQWVHPSGQQQLNSQPYDRIPSATAVVGNLGDQPFKFPKCMGCGGWGVDLVQSWGYCRHCTRLHNLPQAQYSSASTDSLQQTTSAAKSNEDLDKKSTKNRSDLKPPLSKGFKKGGKKRAHAEDDELDPMDPSSYSDAPRGGWVVGLKGVQPRAADTTATGPLFQQRPYPSPGAVLRKNAEFASQKKKGKSHFTPISKRGDGSDGLGDAD from the exons ATGGGCAACGAGACCGATCAGCTGCTTCCCCAGGGTACCCAATCCCTGCAAAATATATCACCAGTACCAACATCCAACGATGTGACCTCTGTATCGGCTGCTGACTCTAGGAGTAATCTTTTTCCTCTTCGCCAGTCGAATGTACCCAATCAAACTTTTCCACACCAGTATATCCCCGTATCCAATGGTTCTCAAGCAGAATTTGAGAGTAATAGTGATATTGAAACTGCGGCTCAGCATGTTGTGCTTCATGAACAA GAAATTTCCACGCAAAAGATCATTCAAAGCCACAG AGAATCAATTGTTGCAACTGGTCCTTCTGAGTACCGTAAAGACTTTTTGTCTGAATACCATGACCCAAATGCTCTCAAG GAACATTTACTTAAAATGGCCACTCATCATCGAACAGAAATGGCTTTAAAACGTGGAAAGCCGACCTTTATGGAGGATG GCAATTCAGAGATTGGAAATGGATATGGAGTTCCTGGTGGAGGTGCTTATTATGGCGCTTCCATTCCCAACGTTGTAAACCATG AAAGAGATGCCCAGAAAACGAGCCAAAACAAAGCAGGGCTTGATTGTGAGTCAGGACAGAAGTCAATGGCTAAAGATTTACCTGAATATCTCAAGCAGAAACTTAGAGCAAGGGGTATCCTGAAAGATGATCACAATGCAGTGAATCCTGGCATGTCGGGCCAT ATTGAGGGAAGGGACCCCGAAAGTAGTGCTGTATTTTATTATAATCAGAATTCAAGGACAAGTCAGTGGGAAAGACCTCTCAATGCTGCTTCAATTTATGTATTGGCGACGCCTCCTCTTCCAGAAAATTGGGTAGAGGCATTTGATGAAACAACAG GTCAAAAGTATTACTACAACCAAAAGACTAATTTGTCTCAGTGGGTGCATCCAAGTGGACAACAGCAACTCAACTCACAACCTTATGACAGAATACCCTCTGCTACTGCAGTGGTTGGAAATTTGGGAGATCAGCCTTTCAAGTTTCCTAAATGCATGGGATGTGGTGGGTGGGGAGTGGATCTTGTCCAGTCTTGGGGCTATTGTCGTCACTGCACAAG ACTTCACAATCTTCCACAAGCCCAGTATTCATCAGCCTCCACAGACAGCCTGCAGCAAACGACCTCTGCTGCTAAAAGTAATGAAGACTTGGACAAGAAGTCCACGAAAAACAG ATCTGATCTTAAGCCACCGCTTAGTAAAGGCTTCAAAAAGGGTGGGAAGAAGCGAGCCCATGCCGAGGATGATGAGTTGGATCCAATGGATCCAAGTTCCTATTCAGATGCTCCTCGTGGTGGCTG GGTTGTTGGACTTAAAGGAGTACAACCAAGAGCAGCAGACACCACTGCCACG
- the LOC140863381 gene encoding uncharacterized protein isoform X1, whose product MGNETDQLLPQGTQSLQNISPVPTSNDVTSVSAADSRSNLFPLRQSNVPNQTFPHQYIPVSNGSQAEFESNSDIETAAQHVVLHEQEISTQKIIQSHRESIVATGPSEYRKDFLSEYHDPNALKEHLLKMATHHRTEMALKRGKPTFMEDGNSEIGNGYGVPGGGAYYGASIPNVVNHERDAQKTSQNKAGLDCESGQKSMAKDLPEYLKQKLRARGILKDDHNAVNPGMSGHRLETHSLQATLPPGWIEGRDPESSAVFYYNQNSRTSQWERPLNAASIYVLATPPLPENWVEAFDETTGQKYYYNQKTNLSQWVHPSGQQQLNSQPYDRIPSATAVVGNLGDQPFKFPKCMGCGGWGVDLVQSWGYCRHCTRLHNLPQAQYSSASTDSLQQTTSAAKSNEDLDKKSTKNRSDLKPPLSKGFKKGGKKRAHAEDDELDPMDPSSYSDAPRGGWVVGLKGVQPRAADTTATGPLFQQRPYPSPGAVLRKNAEFASQKKKGKSHFTPISKRGDGSDGLGDAD is encoded by the exons ATGGGCAACGAGACCGATCAGCTGCTTCCCCAGGGTACCCAATCCCTGCAAAATATATCACCAGTACCAACATCCAACGATGTGACCTCTGTATCGGCTGCTGACTCTAGGAGTAATCTTTTTCCTCTTCGCCAGTCGAATGTACCCAATCAAACTTTTCCACACCAGTATATCCCCGTATCCAATGGTTCTCAAGCAGAATTTGAGAGTAATAGTGATATTGAAACTGCGGCTCAGCATGTTGTGCTTCATGAACAA GAAATTTCCACGCAAAAGATCATTCAAAGCCACAG AGAATCAATTGTTGCAACTGGTCCTTCTGAGTACCGTAAAGACTTTTTGTCTGAATACCATGACCCAAATGCTCTCAAG GAACATTTACTTAAAATGGCCACTCATCATCGAACAGAAATGGCTTTAAAACGTGGAAAGCCGACCTTTATGGAGGATG GCAATTCAGAGATTGGAAATGGATATGGAGTTCCTGGTGGAGGTGCTTATTATGGCGCTTCCATTCCCAACGTTGTAAACCATG AAAGAGATGCCCAGAAAACGAGCCAAAACAAAGCAGGGCTTGATTGTGAGTCAGGACAGAAGTCAATGGCTAAAGATTTACCTGAATATCTCAAGCAGAAACTTAGAGCAAGGGGTATCCTGAAAGATGATCACAATGCAGTGAATCCTGGCATGTCGGGCCAT AGGTTGGAGACTCATTCACTTCAGGCAACCCTGCCTCCGGGATGG ATTGAGGGAAGGGACCCCGAAAGTAGTGCTGTATTTTATTATAATCAGAATTCAAGGACAAGTCAGTGGGAAAGACCTCTCAATGCTGCTTCAATTTATGTATTGGCGACGCCTCCTCTTCCAGAAAATTGGGTAGAGGCATTTGATGAAACAACAG GTCAAAAGTATTACTACAACCAAAAGACTAATTTGTCTCAGTGGGTGCATCCAAGTGGACAACAGCAACTCAACTCACAACCTTATGACAGAATACCCTCTGCTACTGCAGTGGTTGGAAATTTGGGAGATCAGCCTTTCAAGTTTCCTAAATGCATGGGATGTGGTGGGTGGGGAGTGGATCTTGTCCAGTCTTGGGGCTATTGTCGTCACTGCACAAG ACTTCACAATCTTCCACAAGCCCAGTATTCATCAGCCTCCACAGACAGCCTGCAGCAAACGACCTCTGCTGCTAAAAGTAATGAAGACTTGGACAAGAAGTCCACGAAAAACAG ATCTGATCTTAAGCCACCGCTTAGTAAAGGCTTCAAAAAGGGTGGGAAGAAGCGAGCCCATGCCGAGGATGATGAGTTGGATCCAATGGATCCAAGTTCCTATTCAGATGCTCCTCGTGGTGGCTG GGTTGTTGGACTTAAAGGAGTACAACCAAGAGCAGCAGACACCACTGCCACG